In Gammaproteobacteria bacterium, one genomic interval encodes:
- the hisH gene encoding imidazole glycerol phosphate synthase subunit HisH — protein sequence MITIIDYGGSNLASLVYSLNRLGVSANISQDAKVITNSSHVLLPGVTSASTAMKNLANLGLIDVIRSLTQPVLGICLGMQILFDHSQEGDITCLSIIPGKVKKLIPSDNLTVPHMGWNALLNVSDIAIMKGVAEQSYVYYVHSYAAPVGSQTTAVTSHSSDFSAAVQCRNYFGAQFHPERSGSVGSLIIKNFLEL from the coding sequence ATGATTACAATTATAGATTACGGCGGCTCTAACCTTGCATCACTCGTCTACAGCTTGAATAGACTGGGTGTATCAGCAAACATCAGCCAAGATGCTAAAGTGATAACAAATTCCAGCCATGTTCTTTTACCGGGCGTTACTTCTGCAAGTACCGCCATGAAAAACTTGGCTAACCTTGGGTTGATTGATGTCATACGCTCTTTGACACAACCGGTGCTAGGAATTTGTCTTGGCATGCAAATATTATTTGATCACTCACAAGAAGGGGATATTACATGCTTGAGTATTATTCCCGGTAAAGTCAAAAAACTAATTCCTTCTGATAATTTAACTGTACCGCATATGGGTTGGAATGCACTTCTTAATGTTTCTGATATAGCAATCATGAAAGGAGTCGCTGAGCAATCTTATGTTTACTACGTCCATAGTTACGCAGCGCCAGTTGGCTCACAGACTACAGCGGTGACAAGTCATAGTTCGGATTTTTCAGCAGCAGTCCAATGTCGAAACTATTTTGGTGCACAGTTTCACCCAGAACGATCAGGCTCTGTAGGATCACTCATTATTAAAAATTTTCTGGAGTTATAA
- the hisF gene encoding imidazole glycerol phosphate synthase subunit HisF — translation MLTKRIIPCLDVKDSVVVKGVQFKSHQVMGSILEYAKYYRDAGADELVFYDITASSDGRLVDKNWISDIARLLDIPFCVAGGIRSIADARLILNSGADKISINSPALENPKLISMLAEEFGSQCVVVGIDSHQINGDYYVYQYTGDETKIRAADRKTMEWAIEAENLGAGEIVLNCMNQDGVKNGYDIRQLSQLRSLINVPIIASGGAGQYEHFNEVFDEAKVDGALAASVFHTKHILIPDLKEYLRLKNIKVRL, via the coding sequence ATGTTAACAAAACGAATTATTCCCTGCCTTGATGTTAAGGATAGCGTGGTAGTAAAAGGAGTTCAATTCAAGAGTCATCAAGTGATGGGCAGCATACTTGAGTATGCTAAATATTACCGTGATGCAGGCGCGGATGAGCTGGTATTTTATGATATTACTGCCAGCAGTGACGGACGATTAGTAGATAAAAACTGGATATCTGACATTGCTCGTCTATTAGATATTCCATTTTGTGTAGCAGGCGGCATTCGTTCAATAGCCGACGCCAGACTGATTTTAAATTCAGGGGCAGACAAGATATCTATTAATTCCCCAGCACTTGAAAATCCTAAATTAATTTCAATGTTGGCTGAAGAGTTCGGCAGTCAATGCGTAGTTGTTGGCATTGATAGCCATCAAATAAATGGAGATTACTATGTCTATCAATATACAGGCGATGAAACGAAAATTCGTGCCGCTGATAGAAAAACAATGGAATGGGCTATTGAAGCGGAGAACTTGGGTGCGGGTGAAATTGTTTTAAATTGCATGAACCAAGATGGTGTCAAAAATGGTTATGACATTAGACAACTTTCTCAACTTCGAAGCCTAATAAATGTACCTATTATAGCTTCTGGTGGTGCGGGTCAATACGAACATTTTAACGAAGTGTTTGATGAAGCGAAGGTTGATGGCGCATTAGCTGCCAGT
- the hisA gene encoding 1-(5-phosphoribosyl)-5-[(5-phosphoribosylamino)methylideneamino]imidazole-4-carboxamide isomerase — MIIYPAIDIRNSKCVRLYQGDFNRETIYSVDPISTAKKFAVDGAEWIHIVDLSGADDPDNNQLSLISTIITETNIKVQTGGGIRDKTQVEALLKIGAARVIVGSMAVQQPNEVSTWLNEFGADRIVLALDVIFNSSNQPMITTNAWKDISVQSLFDMIRFYERFGLKHVLCTNISLDGTLSGPDCNLYKQLLDKFPFLCLQASGGIRSLDDIKSLKNQGLSGAIVGRALYENKLELPEVLAC, encoded by the coding sequence ATGATTATTTATCCTGCAATTGATATTCGAAATTCAAAATGTGTACGTTTATATCAAGGTGATTTTAACCGTGAGACTATTTACAGTGTTGATCCTATTTCAACAGCAAAGAAATTCGCTGTCGATGGCGCTGAATGGATACACATTGTTGATTTGAGTGGCGCAGATGATCCTGATAATAATCAACTGTCGTTGATTTCTACCATTATCACAGAGACCAACATTAAAGTTCAAACAGGTGGCGGCATTAGAGATAAAACTCAAGTGGAAGCTTTACTGAAAATTGGCGCTGCTCGTGTCATTGTTGGAAGCATGGCTGTACAGCAACCAAATGAAGTTTCGACTTGGTTAAATGAGTTCGGAGCTGATCGAATTGTGCTAGCGTTAGATGTTATTTTTAATAGTAGTAATCAACCAATGATTACTACTAATGCGTGGAAAGATATCAGCGTACAATCGTTGTTTGACATGATTCGTTTCTATGAACGATTTGGCTTAAAACATGTGTTATGCACGAATATTTCATTAGATGGCACATTGAGTGGCCCAGATTGTAATTTATATAAGCAGTTGTTGGATAAATTTCCTTTTCTCTGTTTACAGGCATCGGGTGGAATACGCTCGCTTGATGACATCAAATCACTTAAAAATCAGGGATTGAGCGGTGCAATTGTAGGGCGGGCACTTTACGAAAATAAACTTGAATTACCCGAGGTATTAGCATGTTAA